One window of Cellulomonas shaoxiangyii genomic DNA carries:
- a CDS encoding non-ribosomal peptide synthetase/type I polyketide synthase: MTEHVSTTDIAVIGLAGRFPGARDVDALWRNLRDGVDAVTRFDDDDLRAAGVADATRDDPRYVPVWGRLDDADLFDAAHFGYSAREATLLDPQQRVLLEVAWHALEDAGHAPGAFHGRVGVYAGASVSTYLLGTLLRGRGLPPGADGLELLVANDKDYLASRISYKLGLTGPAVCVQSACSTSLLAVHLACQALLDDECDMALAGGVTVRFPQDAGYLHQEGMILSPDGRCRPFDARAAGTVAGNGAGLVVLRRLADALADGDRVDAVIRGSAANNDGATKVGYTAPSVAGQASVVAAALAAAGLRPRDVTAVEAHGTGTQLGDPVEVAALTKVWAQDGDVAPGSVTIGSVKSNVGHLDCAAGVTSLVKAVLQVRHGELVPSVHFEEPNPGAGLEGSPFRVATATTPWEPDGPRRIGVSAFGFGGTNVHVVLEQAPPRPAPPAPAAADAPPVLLPVSARDAEGLTALRADLSRALPGQASLGVVARTLQTGRRHERRRDAVVAADLDEAARTLADPGRAVGPPVPTGGTGAVWLLPGQGSQHPGMAAGLHASDPGVAADVDACLELFAPEVDADLRGLLLDRPATPEDASRAAAELARTAVTQPALFVVEIAVARLLLRWGLRPAAMLGHSVGELAAACLAGVLDLPGAVRVVAARGRLLDALPTGAMLSVAEAASVVAPLLPPEVEVAADNGPHLCVVSGPHAAVDAARAVLDDAGVASRRLHTSHAYHSAMVEPALAAFRDVVAGVPLHAPRLPYLTGVTGDWVTAEQATDPEHYVRHLRRTVLFGPALRRAVAEGVGAVVEVGPGTALSTLARTEPAVRGRTVVATMAAAGAAGAQESHADLRTALTAVGRLWTAGVDVDWDALAPAADTPVRRTGLPGTPFRRRRYWADAHAVPATAFAAELVVAVPGAADPAVHDPAAADPATPGTDLAAPRAADPRPDLSTAWVAPATPLQRCVAAVWEDLLGVAPVGLHDAFVELGGHSLLATKVVSRLRRETGVELPLRRLVDAATVEAVAALVEELGGRAPGDAAAGADEDADDLPRAVPDPEHLHEAFPLSEIQQVQWLGRMSTFALGEVGAHMYWEVDGTTLDLPRLEAALHRLVDRHAMLRAVIREDGLQQVLPHVEPYRIGVTDLRDVPAAEREQHLADMRTALSHEMRPLDRWPLFDVRAVQLPGGVTRLFLGFELVMADMGSVRILLRDWRAMYEDPARELPALGLSFRDYQLASARMKETERYRRSLAYWRERVAQLPPAPDLPLAVAPEEVRTPRFSPRTARIQREVWDRVTARAARHGLTPSTVLLASYALVLGRWSRTAAFTLNVTSNVRLPVHEDVEQIAGGFASFGLLPVDLADRPTVLQVARALQEQSWQDLEHRWVNGVEVLRELARVRGDGSGALMPVVFTSTLVNSVGEDRTSMVDWLGDLAHEIIQTPQVWLDAAALEVEAGLVVGFPAVDGLFREGVVDAMFAAYRALLEALGDPDGGAWDAAPDLLPAGDREVVEAANATAGTVPDGLLHTRLIDHAVRTPEAVAVVDAAGPVTYRDLHERACGLAWQLRDLGVGPGQRVAVTVDKSAEQVVAALAVLLTGAAYLPVDASAPAARQDQVVGLGGCRVVVVAQDDDRARPAGVTAVPVLAGAGAPRRHDAPRALVEPGDTAYVIYTSGSTGLPKGVVVSHRAAVNTCVDVDERFGVGPGDAVLGLSSLGFDLSVWDVFGVLGAGGTLVLPEPAARRDPARWLELVRTHGVTLWNSVPALMQMLVEHVEGGADAGLGGLRLSLLSGDWIPVDLPDRLRAVAPACRVVSLGGATEAGIWSVLHEVDEVDPAWDSIPYGRPLRNQTLHVLDDRMQECPVEVTGDLYIGGTGLADGYWDDPERTAAAFVTHPVTGRRLYRTGDLARRGPDGTLEFLGRVDLQVKVGGYRIELGEIEAVLQRHPAVLGAVAAAVGERHHRRLVAGVVLAPDAGGPDADPPAVAAGVLAHVATVLPHYMVPGALEVLDALPLSANGKVDRSRLAALVAGGGAPAAPAVRPDLTPAALRIAELAREVLGAAEVDPYASFFDLGGDSIAGVRVVNRASREGVPVVLHDLFEATSIAELGVLVEERARHGAAACGGGTVALTPLQDAVLAGASGGTAPGAFRVELPVSADVCPDVARAAFRHLLDAHDALRLRVVADGDGARQAVAPAADEDDYVALVELGVLDPQARPAAAEEVVAQLHDELDTVHGPATKLVLLDRGSQGRSLVWVLSELVVDAPSCRLLADALARTVVTLVRGEQVVPALPEDAFTSWAGALPDVPRHPLPVGADATAVASVGWEADASAALLDGAWAAHRAEPTHVLLAAVDRLGAGLRVDLVVDGRDAVPAGALHRTAGPFGWTAAVPAGGDPGAGDGPDVAGWLAAAKHRARAAVAAAGAAGDPPGDVLLRVVDGRGLTGAGAPGSAAPDASDATAGPVLDVLPGAVRTHPVVVTAVLTGHGLRLSVAAADVDAAGAAASALAAALTDLAAGCTAADGTAGVTAGDFPMSGLDDDELTGLLAALTQDGAR, translated from the coding sequence GTGACCGAGCACGTGAGCACCACCGACATCGCCGTCATCGGACTCGCCGGCCGGTTCCCCGGCGCGCGGGACGTGGACGCGCTGTGGCGCAACCTGCGTGACGGCGTCGACGCCGTCACCCGCTTCGACGACGACGACCTGCGGGCCGCGGGCGTCGCCGACGCCACGCGCGACGACCCGCGCTACGTGCCGGTGTGGGGCCGGCTCGACGACGCGGACCTGTTCGACGCCGCGCACTTCGGCTACAGCGCGCGGGAGGCGACGCTGCTGGACCCTCAGCAGCGCGTGCTCCTCGAGGTGGCGTGGCACGCGCTGGAGGACGCCGGCCACGCGCCGGGCGCGTTCCACGGGCGCGTCGGCGTCTACGCCGGCGCCAGCGTGTCGACGTACCTGCTGGGCACGCTGCTGCGCGGCCGCGGCCTGCCGCCGGGCGCGGACGGCCTCGAGCTCCTGGTGGCGAACGACAAGGACTACCTGGCCAGCCGGATCAGCTACAAGCTCGGCCTGACCGGCCCGGCAGTGTGCGTGCAGAGCGCCTGCTCGACGTCGCTGCTGGCGGTGCACCTCGCGTGCCAGGCGCTGCTCGACGACGAGTGCGACATGGCGCTCGCGGGCGGGGTGACGGTGCGCTTCCCGCAGGACGCGGGGTACCTGCACCAGGAGGGCATGATCCTGTCGCCCGACGGCCGGTGCCGGCCGTTCGACGCGCGCGCTGCGGGGACGGTCGCCGGCAACGGCGCCGGGCTCGTGGTGCTGCGCCGGCTGGCCGACGCGCTGGCCGACGGCGACCGCGTCGACGCGGTGATCCGGGGGTCGGCGGCCAACAACGACGGCGCGACGAAGGTCGGGTACACGGCGCCCAGCGTCGCAGGCCAGGCGTCGGTCGTCGCGGCCGCGCTCGCGGCGGCCGGGCTGCGCCCGCGGGACGTCACGGCGGTCGAGGCGCACGGCACGGGCACGCAGCTGGGTGACCCCGTGGAGGTCGCCGCGCTGACGAAGGTGTGGGCGCAGGACGGCGACGTGGCGCCCGGGTCGGTGACGATCGGCTCGGTCAAGTCCAACGTCGGGCACCTCGACTGTGCCGCGGGCGTCACGTCGCTGGTCAAGGCGGTGCTGCAGGTACGGCACGGCGAGCTGGTGCCGAGCGTGCACTTCGAGGAGCCGAACCCGGGTGCGGGTCTGGAGGGCTCGCCGTTCCGGGTGGCGACGGCGACGACGCCGTGGGAGCCCGACGGCCCGCGCCGCATCGGCGTGAGCGCCTTCGGGTTCGGGGGCACCAACGTGCACGTGGTGCTCGAGCAGGCGCCACCGCGGCCGGCACCCCCCGCGCCCGCGGCCGCCGACGCGCCCCCCGTGCTGCTGCCGGTCTCCGCGCGCGACGCCGAGGGGCTGACCGCGCTGCGCGCCGACCTCTCGAGGGCGCTGCCCGGGCAGGCGTCCCTCGGCGTCGTGGCTCGCACGCTGCAGACGGGCCGGCGCCACGAGCGCCGGCGCGACGCGGTCGTCGCGGCCGACCTCGACGAGGCGGCCCGCACCCTGGCGGACCCCGGCCGGGCCGTGGGCCCGCCCGTGCCGACGGGCGGGACCGGCGCCGTGTGGCTGCTGCCCGGGCAGGGCAGCCAGCACCCCGGCATGGCGGCCGGCCTGCACGCCTCCGACCCGGGTGTCGCCGCGGACGTCGACGCGTGCCTCGAGCTGTTCGCCCCGGAGGTGGACGCCGACCTGCGCGGCCTGCTGCTCGACCGGCCCGCGACGCCAGAGGACGCGTCGCGCGCCGCGGCGGAGCTCGCTCGCACCGCCGTCACGCAGCCCGCGCTGTTCGTCGTCGAGATCGCGGTCGCTCGGCTGCTGCTGCGCTGGGGCCTGCGCCCCGCGGCGATGCTCGGGCACAGCGTCGGCGAGCTCGCGGCGGCGTGCCTGGCGGGCGTGCTCGACCTGCCCGGCGCGGTGCGGGTCGTGGCCGCGCGGGGCCGGCTGCTCGACGCGCTGCCGACCGGCGCGATGCTCTCGGTCGCGGAGGCGGCGTCCGTGGTGGCGCCGCTCCTGCCGCCGGAGGTCGAGGTCGCGGCGGACAACGGACCGCACCTGTGCGTCGTCTCCGGCCCTCACGCCGCCGTGGACGCCGCGCGCGCCGTCCTCGACGACGCGGGCGTCGCGTCGCGCCGGCTGCACACGTCGCACGCGTACCACTCCGCGATGGTCGAGCCCGCGCTCGCGGCGTTCCGCGACGTCGTCGCCGGGGTCCCGCTGCACGCGCCACGCCTGCCGTACCTGACCGGGGTCACGGGTGACTGGGTCACGGCGGAGCAGGCGACGGACCCGGAGCACTACGTGCGCCACCTGCGCCGCACCGTCCTGTTCGGCCCGGCGCTGCGCCGGGCCGTCGCCGAGGGCGTCGGTGCCGTCGTCGAGGTCGGTCCGGGCACCGCCCTGTCCACCCTCGCCCGCACCGAGCCCGCCGTGCGCGGCCGCACCGTGGTGGCGACGATGGCGGCCGCCGGGGCCGCCGGCGCGCAGGAGTCGCACGCCGACCTGCGCACCGCGCTCACGGCGGTCGGGCGGCTGTGGACCGCCGGCGTCGACGTCGACTGGGACGCGCTCGCGCCCGCCGCCGACACGCCCGTGCGCCGCACCGGGCTGCCCGGCACGCCGTTCCGCCGGCGCCGGTACTGGGCGGACGCCCACGCCGTGCCGGCGACCGCCTTCGCCGCGGAGCTCGTCGTCGCGGTCCCGGGCGCCGCCGACCCGGCCGTGCACGACCCCGCCGCGGCCGACCCGGCCACGCCCGGCACCGACCTCGCCGCACCTCGGGCCGCGGACCCGCGGCCCGACCTCTCGACGGCCTGGGTCGCGCCCGCGACGCCGCTGCAGCGGTGCGTGGCCGCGGTGTGGGAGGACCTGCTGGGCGTCGCCCCCGTCGGCCTGCACGACGCGTTCGTCGAGCTCGGCGGGCACTCCCTGCTCGCGACGAAGGTGGTCAGCCGGCTGCGTCGCGAGACCGGTGTCGAGCTGCCGCTGCGGCGCCTCGTCGACGCGGCGACCGTCGAGGCCGTCGCGGCGCTCGTCGAGGAGCTCGGGGGACGCGCCCCGGGCGACGCGGCCGCGGGCGCCGACGAGGACGCGGACGACCTGCCGCGCGCCGTGCCCGACCCCGAGCACCTGCACGAGGCGTTCCCGCTCAGCGAGATCCAGCAGGTGCAGTGGCTCGGCCGGATGAGCACGTTCGCCCTCGGCGAGGTCGGCGCGCACATGTACTGGGAGGTCGACGGCACGACGCTCGACCTGCCGCGGCTCGAGGCGGCGCTGCACCGGCTGGTCGACCGGCACGCGATGCTGCGCGCGGTGATCCGGGAGGACGGCCTGCAGCAGGTGCTGCCGCACGTCGAGCCGTACCGCATCGGCGTCACCGACCTGCGTGACGTGCCCGCCGCCGAGCGCGAGCAGCACCTCGCGGACATGCGCACCGCCCTGTCGCACGAGATGCGCCCGCTCGACCGGTGGCCGCTGTTCGACGTGCGCGCGGTGCAGCTGCCCGGCGGGGTGACGCGCCTCTTCCTCGGCTTCGAGCTCGTCATGGCCGACATGGGCAGCGTCCGCATCCTGCTGCGCGACTGGCGCGCGATGTACGAGGACCCGGCGCGCGAGCTGCCGGCCCTCGGCCTGTCCTTCCGCGACTACCAGCTCGCGTCGGCGCGCATGAAGGAGACCGAGCGGTACCGGCGCAGCCTGGCGTACTGGCGCGAGCGCGTCGCGCAGCTGCCGCCGGCGCCCGACCTGCCGCTGGCCGTGGCGCCCGAGGAGGTGCGCACGCCGCGGTTCAGCCCGCGCACCGCGCGCATCCAGCGGGAGGTCTGGGACCGCGTCACCGCGCGCGCCGCGCGGCACGGGCTGACGCCCTCGACGGTGCTGCTCGCGTCGTACGCGCTGGTGCTCGGGCGGTGGAGCCGCACGGCGGCGTTCACGCTCAACGTGACGAGCAACGTGCGCCTGCCCGTGCACGAGGACGTCGAGCAGATCGCCGGCGGGTTCGCGTCGTTCGGGCTGCTGCCCGTGGACCTGGCCGACCGTCCGACCGTCCTGCAGGTCGCGCGCGCCCTGCAGGAGCAGAGCTGGCAGGACCTCGAGCACCGCTGGGTCAACGGCGTGGAGGTGCTCCGCGAGCTCGCGCGGGTCCGCGGCGACGGGTCCGGCGCGCTCATGCCCGTCGTCTTCACCAGCACGCTCGTCAACAGCGTCGGCGAGGACCGCACGTCGATGGTCGACTGGCTCGGCGACCTGGCGCACGAGATCATCCAGACTCCGCAGGTGTGGCTCGACGCCGCGGCGCTCGAGGTCGAGGCGGGCCTCGTCGTCGGGTTCCCGGCGGTCGACGGCCTGTTCCGCGAGGGCGTCGTCGACGCGATGTTCGCGGCGTACCGCGCCTTGCTGGAGGCGCTCGGCGACCCGGACGGCGGCGCGTGGGACGCGGCGCCGGACCTGCTGCCGGCGGGGGACCGGGAGGTCGTCGAGGCCGCCAACGCGACGGCCGGGACCGTGCCGGACGGGCTGCTGCACACCCGCCTGATCGACCACGCCGTCCGCACGCCGGAGGCCGTCGCGGTCGTCGACGCCGCCGGTCCCGTGACGTACCGCGACCTGCACGAGCGCGCGTGCGGCCTCGCCTGGCAGCTGCGCGACCTGGGGGTCGGGCCGGGGCAGCGGGTCGCCGTGACGGTGGACAAGTCCGCCGAGCAGGTGGTCGCCGCGCTCGCGGTGCTGCTCACCGGCGCCGCGTACCTGCCGGTCGACGCGAGCGCACCGGCCGCACGCCAGGACCAGGTGGTCGGCCTGGGCGGCTGCCGCGTCGTCGTCGTCGCGCAGGACGACGACCGTGCGCGGCCCGCCGGTGTGACGGCCGTGCCCGTGCTCGCAGGCGCCGGGGCCCCCCGGCGCCACGACGCGCCCCGTGCGCTGGTGGAGCCGGGCGACACGGCGTACGTCATCTACACGTCCGGCTCCACGGGCCTGCCGAAGGGCGTCGTGGTCTCGCACCGCGCGGCGGTCAACACGTGCGTCGACGTGGACGAGCGCTTCGGCGTCGGCCCGGGCGACGCGGTGCTGGGCCTGTCGTCCCTCGGGTTCGACCTGTCGGTGTGGGACGTGTTCGGCGTGCTCGGTGCCGGCGGCACGCTCGTGCTGCCGGAGCCGGCGGCGCGCCGGGACCCGGCCCGCTGGCTCGAGCTGGTGCGCACGCACGGCGTGACGCTGTGGAACTCGGTGCCCGCGCTCATGCAGATGCTCGTGGAGCACGTGGAGGGCGGTGCCGACGCCGGCCTCGGGGGCCTGCGGCTGTCGCTGCTCAGCGGCGACTGGATCCCCGTGGACCTGCCGGACCGGCTCCGCGCGGTCGCGCCGGCGTGCCGCGTGGTGAGCCTGGGCGGGGCGACGGAGGCAGGCATCTGGTCGGTCCTGCACGAGGTCGACGAGGTCGACCCCGCGTGGGACTCGATCCCGTACGGCCGGCCGCTGCGCAACCAGACCCTGCATGTGCTCGACGACCGGATGCAGGAGTGCCCGGTCGAGGTGACCGGCGACCTGTACATCGGCGGCACCGGCCTCGCCGACGGGTACTGGGACGACCCGGAGCGCACCGCCGCAGCGTTCGTCACGCACCCGGTGACGGGCCGGCGGCTGTACCGCACGGGCGACCTGGCGCGACGCGGGCCGGACGGCACGCTGGAGTTCCTCGGCCGCGTCGACCTCCAGGTCAAGGTCGGCGGGTACCGCATCGAGCTCGGCGAGATCGAGGCCGTGCTGCAGCGGCACCCCGCGGTGCTGGGCGCGGTCGCGGCCGCCGTCGGCGAGCGGCACCACCGGCGCCTGGTCGCCGGCGTCGTCCTCGCCCCGGACGCCGGCGGACCGGACGCCGACCCGCCGGCGGTCGCGGCCGGCGTGCTCGCGCACGTCGCGACCGTGCTGCCGCACTACATGGTGCCCGGCGCGCTCGAGGTCCTCGACGCCCTGCCGCTCAGCGCGAACGGCAAGGTCGACCGCAGCCGCCTGGCGGCGCTCGTCGCGGGCGGGGGTGCGCCGGCGGCGCCGGCCGTGCGGCCCGACCTGACGCCCGCCGCGCTCCGGATCGCCGAGCTGGCGCGGGAGGTGCTGGGCGCGGCCGAGGTCGACCCGTACGCGAGCTTCTTCGACCTCGGCGGGGACTCCATCGCGGGCGTCCGGGTGGTCAACCGGGCGAGCCGCGAGGGCGTGCCGGTCGTGCTGCACGACCTGTTCGAGGCGACGTCGATCGCCGAGCTCGGCGTGCTCGTCGAGGAGCGGGCCCGGCACGGTGCGGCCGCCTGCGGCGGCGGCACGGTGGCGCTCACGCCGCTGCAGGACGCCGTCCTGGCGGGCGCGTCCGGCGGGACGGCGCCCGGGGCGTTCCGGGTGGAGCTGCCGGTGTCGGCCGACGTCTGCCCCGACGTCGCCCGCGCGGCGTTCCGCCACCTGCTCGACGCGCACGACGCGCTGCGCCTGCGCGTGGTGGCCGACGGGGACGGAGCCCGGCAGGCGGTCGCACCCGCGGCCGACGAGGACGACTACGTGGCGCTCGTCGAGCTCGGCGTCCTCGACCCGCAGGCTCGCCCCGCAGCGGCCGAGGAGGTCGTCGCGCAGCTGCACGACGAGCTGGACACCGTGCACGGCCCCGCCACGAAGCTCGTGCTGCTCGACCGCGGGTCGCAGGGCCGGTCGCTGGTGTGGGTGCTCAGCGAGCTGGTGGTCGACGCGCCGTCGTGCCGCCTGTTGGCCGACGCGCTCGCGCGGACCGTCGTGACGCTGGTCCGCGGCGAGCAGGTCGTCCCGGCGCTGCCCGAGGACGCGTTCACGTCCTGGGCGGGCGCGCTGCCGGACGTGCCGCGGCACCCGCTGCCCGTCGGCGCGGACGCGACAGCCGTGGCGAGCGTCGGGTGGGAGGCCGACGCGAGCGCCGCCCTCCTCGACGGCGCGTGGGCGGCGCACCGCGCGGAGCCCACGCACGTCCTTCTCGCGGCGGTCGACCGACTGGGTGCGGGCCTCCGCGTCGACCTCGTGGTCGACGGGCGCGACGCGGTGCCGGCCGGCGCGTTGCACCGCACCGCGGGGCCGTTCGGCTGGACGGCGGCCGTGCCTGCCGGCGGCGACCCGGGTGCGGGCGACGGCCCCGACGTCGCAGGGTGGCTCGCCGCGGCCAAGCACCGCGCACGGGCGGCCGTCGCGGCGGCCGGCGCGGCCGGGGACCCGCCCGGCGACGTGCTGCTGCGGGTCGTGGACGGGCGCGGGCTGACGGGCGCAGGCGCGCCCGGCTCAGCCGCCCCGGATGCCTCGGACGCCACCGCGGGACCGGTGCTCGACGTGCTGCCCGGCGCGGTCCGCACCCACCCGGTGGTGGTGACGGCGGTGCTGACGGGCCACGGCCTGCGGCTCTCGGTGGCCGCCGCCGACGTCGACGCGGCCGGCGCCGCCGCGTCCGCGCTGGCCGCGGCGCTGACCGACCTCGCGGCGGGCTGCACGGCGGCGGACGGGACGGCGGGCGTCACGGCCGGCGACTTCCCGATGTCGGGCCTCGACGACGACGAGCTCACCGGCCTGCTGGCCGCGCTCACGCAGGACGGTGCGCGGTGA